The following proteins are encoded in a genomic region of Populus trichocarpa isolate Nisqually-1 chromosome 13, P.trichocarpa_v4.1, whole genome shotgun sequence:
- the LOC18104038 gene encoding sodium/hydrogen exchanger 1 isoform X1, which yields MLTESFSLKISSNHLTCEMATKISNAAMFGLSPENMSSHEHLPLELDSSFLNTSTIIALCVFFALLCACIIIGHLLEEHRWANESITALLLGLCAGGVVLLVRKGASSHLLKFSEDLFFLYLLPPIIFNAGFQVKKKRFFKNFSTILLFGIFGTVISFCIISLGVFWIFRKIGVESLSLKDHLAIGAIMSATDSVCTLQVLSQDETPFLYSIVFGEGVVNDATSIVLFNSVQTLDFHNIDGLTVLKLIGTFLYLLFTSTALGIAVGLLSAFIIKTLYFGRHSTDREFALMILMAYLSYLLAELLNLSGILTVFFCGIVMSHYTWHNVTESSRITTKHAFATMSFIAETFIFLYVGMDALDIDKWRESKASAGTSAAVSSTLFALVLVGRAAFVFPIANILNCVQKSESSKIHFKQQFIMWWAGLMRGAVTIALSYNQFASYMRKSPESALMITSTIIVVLFSTIVCGSVTKPLIEAVLLRHRKPMVSDFTDNVSLEDLRVLLLESGDPSNSNNNQPARRASSLRLLIRHPTTTVHYFWRKFDDRFMRPMFGGRGFVPFVPSTPTGAADESSSA from the exons ATGCTAACAGAGTCATTTTCCTTAAAAATTTCTTCAAACCATTTAACCTGCGAAATGGCCACAAAAATCTCGAATGCTGCTATGTTTGGCCTTAGCCCTGAAAACATGTCCTCTCATGAACATTTACCTTTGGAATTAGATTCTTCATTCCTTAATACTAGCACCATAATAGCACTTTGTGTCTTCTTTGCTCTCCTTTGTGCTTGTATCATTATTGGTCACCTTCTTGAAGAGCACCGCTGGGCTAATGAGTCCATCACTGCACTTCTTTTG ggGTTGTGTGCTGGTGGTGTGGTTTTGTTGGTTAGGAAAGGGGCGAGTTCGCATTTATTGAAGTTTAGCGAGGATTTGTTCTTCCTTTATTTGCTTCCTCCAATCATTTTCAATGCAGG ATTCCAGGTTAAGAAAAAGCggtttttcaagaatttttcaACAATCTTGTTGTTTGGAATATTTGGCACAGTAATTTCGTTCTGCATCATATCACTAG gtgttttttggatttttaggaAAATTGGTGTGGAATCCCTGAGTCTCAAAGATCACCTAG CTATCGGTGCCATAATGTCAGCAACTGACTCAGTTTGCACATTGCAG GTTCTCAGTCAAGATGAGACACCCTTTCTTTACAGTATAGTGTTTGGGGAGGGTGTAGTGAATGATGCTACCTCTATTGTGCTTTTCAATTCAGTTCAAACGCTGGATTTCCACAACATTGATGGCTTAACAGTCTTAAAATTGATAGGGACCTTCCTTTACCTCCTCTTCACAAGTACTGCTCTTGGTATAGCA GTGGGTCTTTTAAGTGCTTTTATCATAAAAACACTTTACTTTGGAAG GCATTCTACTGATCGTGAATTTGCACTTATGATTCTTATGGCTTATTTGTCATACCTTCTAGCTGAG CTTCTAAATCTGAGTGGGATTCTGACAGTTTTCTTCTGTGGCATTGTAATGTCGCACTACACATGGCACAATGTTACAGAAAGCTCACGGATAACAACCAA GCATGCATTTGCAACAATGTCATTCATTGCAGAAACTTTCATATTTCTATATGTGGGTATGGATGCCTTAGACATTGACAAATGGAGAGAAAGCAAGGCAAG TGCAGGAACTTCAGCTGCCGTCAGCTCAACATTGTTTGCATTAGTGTTAGTTGGAAGGGCAGCATTTGTTTTTCCCATAGCAAATATCTTAAATTGTGTTCAGAAAAGCGAGAGCTCGaaaattcatttcaaacaaCAG TTTATTATGTGGTGGGCAGGGTTAATGAGAGGTGCAGTTACAATTGCTTTATCTTATAACCAA TTTGCAAGTTATATGAGGAAGTCCCCAGAATCTGCACTAATGATTACCAGTACCATAATCGTTGTTCTTTTCAGCACAATT GTCTGCGGTTCGGTAACGAAACCTCTAATTGAAGCAGTGCTGTTAAGACATAGAAAACCAATGGTTTCAGATTTCACTGATAACGTAAGCCTGGAAGACTTGAGGGTACTGTTACTTGAAAGTGGTGATCCAAGTAACAGCAACAACAATCAACCAGCTCGAAGGGCAAGTAGCTTAAGGTTGCTAATAAGACACCCCACCACAACTGTTCACTACTTTTGGAGAAAGTTTGATGACAGATTCATGAGACCAATGTTCGGCGGGCGGGGATTTGTTCCATTTGTACCTAGTACACCCACAGGTGCAGCTGATGAGAGTTCTTCTGCGTGA
- the LOC7473310 gene encoding uncharacterized protein LOC7473310 encodes MAYTSEHYGFSNGALRVVLALVAMFFVVYIVGPGLFSKGSSNDAQASCFCDCNCFEVDLSLTLEFINNSYPECGKHDPEISEEMNKGVADLISEEIDLQKRVANETLEQTRNLVTTARRISLQYQTEAQKCSAHTETCEAGRERAEAGLVEERKLTALWEQRALELGWGENITYADNNTIHSLKKTNPIGEVRH; translated from the exons ATGGCTTATACATCAGAGCATTATGGGTTTAGTAATGGTGCTTTACGGGTGGTTTTGGCGCTGGTGGCTATGTTCTTTGTTGTCTACATTGTTGGACCTGGATTGTTTTCGAAGGGGAGTTCAAATGATGCGCAAGCTTCATGCTTTTGTGATTGCAATTGCTTTGAAGTGGACTTATCATTGACATTAG AATTTATCAACAACTCATATCCAG AATGTGGCAAGCACGATCCAGAAATAAGTGAAGAAATGAATAAGGGTGTAGCTGATTTAATATCAGAGGAGATTGATTTACAAAAAAGAGTAGCTAATGAAACATTGGAGCAGACAAGGAATTTGGTAACAACTGCTAGGAGAATTTCTTTACAATATCAAACCGAAGCACAAAAATGCAGTGCGCACACAGAAACTTGCGAAGCAGGAAGGGAGAGAGCCGAAGCTGGACTGGTGGAGGAGCGTAAACTTACAGCATTGTGGGAGCAACGAGCTCTAGAACTGGGGTGGGGAGAAAATATAACTTATGCAGACAATAACACTATTCATAGCCTAAAAAAGACAAATCCGATCGGAGAGGTGCGCCATTAA
- the LOC7473875 gene encoding uncharacterized protein LOC7473875, with the protein MAILLSLSPHHHHPPLNPRQNPNPYSPKPTPHATSLPSTISKRQFIFKTTSLCLISLATQHPLAQALAEPSPPLKSVLSILANTKSWFQFYGDGFAIRVPPQFEDIMEPEDYSAGLSLYGDKAKPKTFAARFASSDGSEVLNVVVRPSNQLKITFLEAKDITDLGSLKEAAKLFVPGGTTLFSARTLKIKEEEGYRTYYFYEFGRDDQHAALVAVVNSGKAIIAGATAPQSKWDEDGVKLRSAVISLTVL; encoded by the exons ATGGCCAttctcctctccctctctcctcaccaccaccaccctccTCTAAACCCTCGACAAAATCCAAACCCCTATAGCCCAAAACCAACCCCTCATGCCACTAGCCTCCCCAGCACCATCTCTAAGAGACAGTTCATCTTCAAAACTACTTCACTTTGTCTCATTTCCTTAGCCACTCAACACCCTCTTGCACAAGCCTTAGCTGAACCTTCTCCACCTTTAAAATCTGTTCTTTCTATCCTTGCCAATACAAAATCCTGGTTTCAGTTCTATGGTGATGGTTTTGCCATCAGGGTCCCTCCTCAATTTGAGGACATCATGGAACCAGAG GATTACAGTGCTGGGCTGTCTTTATATGGAGATAAGGCAAAGCCAAAGACCTTTGCAGCCCGTTTTGCATCTTCTGATGG ATCTGAAGTTCTAAATGTTGTCGTTCGCCCTTCCAATCAACTGAAGATCACCTTCTTAGAG GCTAAAGATATTACTGATTTGGGATCATTGAAGGAGGCTGCAAAACTCTTTGTTCCAG GTGGGACAACTTTATTCTCTGCCCGtacactaaaaataaaagaagaggaaggTTACCG gacttATTACTTCTATGAATTTGGCAGAGATGACCAGCATGCGGCACTAGTAGCTGTGGTTAACAGTGGAAAG GCAATTATCGCAGGAGCAACTGCCCCACAGTCGAAATGGGACGAAGATGGTGTAAAGCTTCGGTCTGCTGTTATTTCACTGACAGTTCTGTAG
- the LOC18104038 gene encoding sodium/hydrogen exchanger 1 isoform X2 yields the protein MLTESFSLKISSNHLTCEMATKISNAAMFGLSPENMSSHEHLPLELDSSFLNTSTIIALCVFFALLCACIIIGHLLEEHRWANESITALLLGLCAGGVVLLVRKGASSHLLKFSEDLFFLYLLPPIIFNAGFQVKKKRFFKNFSTILLFGIFGTVISFCIISLGVFWIFRKIGVESLSLKDHLAIGAIMSATDSVCTLQVLSQDETPFLYSIVFGEGVVNDATSIVLFNSVQTLDFHNIDGLTVLKLIGTFLYLLFTSTALGIAVGLLSAFIIKTLYFGRHSTDREFALMILMAYLSYLLAELLNLSGILTVFFCGIVMSHYTWHNVTESSRITTKHAFATMSFIAETFIFLYVGMDALDIDKWRESKARNFSCRQLNIVCISVSWKGSICFSHSKYLKLCSEKRELENSFQTTGLMRGAVTIALSYNQFASYMRKSPESALMITSTIIVVLFSTIVCGSVTKPLIEAVLLRHRKPMVSDFTDNVSLEDLRVLLLESGDPSNSNNNQPARRASSLRLLIRHPTTTVHYFWRKFDDRFMRPMFGGRGFVPFVPSTPTGAADESSSA from the exons ATGCTAACAGAGTCATTTTCCTTAAAAATTTCTTCAAACCATTTAACCTGCGAAATGGCCACAAAAATCTCGAATGCTGCTATGTTTGGCCTTAGCCCTGAAAACATGTCCTCTCATGAACATTTACCTTTGGAATTAGATTCTTCATTCCTTAATACTAGCACCATAATAGCACTTTGTGTCTTCTTTGCTCTCCTTTGTGCTTGTATCATTATTGGTCACCTTCTTGAAGAGCACCGCTGGGCTAATGAGTCCATCACTGCACTTCTTTTG ggGTTGTGTGCTGGTGGTGTGGTTTTGTTGGTTAGGAAAGGGGCGAGTTCGCATTTATTGAAGTTTAGCGAGGATTTGTTCTTCCTTTATTTGCTTCCTCCAATCATTTTCAATGCAGG ATTCCAGGTTAAGAAAAAGCggtttttcaagaatttttcaACAATCTTGTTGTTTGGAATATTTGGCACAGTAATTTCGTTCTGCATCATATCACTAG gtgttttttggatttttaggaAAATTGGTGTGGAATCCCTGAGTCTCAAAGATCACCTAG CTATCGGTGCCATAATGTCAGCAACTGACTCAGTTTGCACATTGCAG GTTCTCAGTCAAGATGAGACACCCTTTCTTTACAGTATAGTGTTTGGGGAGGGTGTAGTGAATGATGCTACCTCTATTGTGCTTTTCAATTCAGTTCAAACGCTGGATTTCCACAACATTGATGGCTTAACAGTCTTAAAATTGATAGGGACCTTCCTTTACCTCCTCTTCACAAGTACTGCTCTTGGTATAGCA GTGGGTCTTTTAAGTGCTTTTATCATAAAAACACTTTACTTTGGAAG GCATTCTACTGATCGTGAATTTGCACTTATGATTCTTATGGCTTATTTGTCATACCTTCTAGCTGAG CTTCTAAATCTGAGTGGGATTCTGACAGTTTTCTTCTGTGGCATTGTAATGTCGCACTACACATGGCACAATGTTACAGAAAGCTCACGGATAACAACCAA GCATGCATTTGCAACAATGTCATTCATTGCAGAAACTTTCATATTTCTATATGTGGGTATGGATGCCTTAGACATTGACAAATGGAGAGAAAGCAAGGCAAG GAACTTCAGCTGCCGTCAGCTCAACATTGTTTGCATTAGTGTTAGTTGGAAGGGCAGCATTTGTTTTTCCCATAGCAAATATCTTAAATTGTGTTCAGAAAAGCGAGAGCTCGaaaattcatttcaaacaaCAG GGTTAATGAGAGGTGCAGTTACAATTGCTTTATCTTATAACCAA TTTGCAAGTTATATGAGGAAGTCCCCAGAATCTGCACTAATGATTACCAGTACCATAATCGTTGTTCTTTTCAGCACAATT GTCTGCGGTTCGGTAACGAAACCTCTAATTGAAGCAGTGCTGTTAAGACATAGAAAACCAATGGTTTCAGATTTCACTGATAACGTAAGCCTGGAAGACTTGAGGGTACTGTTACTTGAAAGTGGTGATCCAAGTAACAGCAACAACAATCAACCAGCTCGAAGGGCAAGTAGCTTAAGGTTGCTAATAAGACACCCCACCACAACTGTTCACTACTTTTGGAGAAAGTTTGATGACAGATTCATGAGACCAATGTTCGGCGGGCGGGGATTTGTTCCATTTGTACCTAGTACACCCACAGGTGCAGCTGATGAGAGTTCTTCTGCGTGA
- the LOC18104039 gene encoding glutathione synthetase, chloroplastic has translation MGISYSSPLSPSLSTTTLNITHSSLFPCTAKANPGTVSDSTFSHTNNISLNNLQKPTKKFGSFFYCSHNTTCLGSKIVPLKCFDKAREMETQEGIAQKPTIDIHGIDEELVQKMVYDALVWSSLHGLVVGDRSVQRSGKVPGVGMVHAPFSLLPMTFPESHWKLACEVAPIFNELIDRVSLDGKFLQDALSRTKKVDAFTSRLIDMHSKMLEINKSEEIRLGLHRSDYMLDEQTKLLLQIELNTISSSFPGLSCLVSDLHRSLLKYYGEHIGLDSSRIPGNTSVDKFAEALAKAWTEYNNPRALVLVVVQPEEHNMYDQHWLCAALKERYPFLTTIRKTLAEIDKDGEILPDGTLLVGGKEISVVYFRAGYAPTDYPSEAEWRARVLMEQSSAVKCPSISYHLAGTKKIQQELAKPNMLERFLENKEDIAKLRKCFAGLWSLDDSDIIKKAIERPDLFVMKPQREGGGNNIYGDDVRTNLLRLQKEGSEEDAAYILMQRIFPMVSPTFLVREGICHKDHAISELGVYGAYLRNKEKVIINEQCGYLMRTKVSSSNEGGVAAGFAVLDSIYLN, from the exons ATGGGCATCTCTTATTCATCCCCTCTTTCACCGTCTCTTTCCACCACTACTCTTAACATCACTCATTCCTCTCTTTTCCCCTGCACAGCAAAAGCAAACCCAGGAACAGTATCAGATTCTACTTTTAGTCACACCAATAATATCAGCTTGAATAATCTccaaaaacccacaaaaaagtttggatcttttttttattgttcacatAACACCACCTGTTTAGGCTCAAAGATTGTACCTTTGAAGTGTTTTGACAAAGCAAGGGAAATGGAGACTCAAGAGGGAATTGCTCAAAAACCCACGATTGATATTCATGGTATTGATGAAGAGTTGGTTCAAAAGATGGTCTATGATGCTCTTGTTTGGAGTTCTCTTCATGGCCTTGTTGTTGGTGATAGAAGCGTTCAG AGATCAGGAAAAGTACCAGGAGTGGGCATGGTACATGCGCCATTTTCCCTGTTGCCTATGACATTCCCAGAAAGTCATTGGAAGCTAGCATGTGAAGTAGCACCTATCTTCAATGAGCTCATTGATCGTGTGAGTTTGGATGGGAAATTTCTACAGGATGCTTTATCCAG AACGAAGAAAGTGGATGCCTTTACATCGAGACTTATAGATATGCATTCCAAGATGCTAGAAATTAACAAGAGTGAA GAGATACGCTTGGGTTTACATCGATCAGATTATATGCTTGATGAACAAACTAAATTACTCCTCCAAATAGAGCTAAatacaatttcatcttcatttcCTGGCCTCAGTTGTCTTGTCAGTGACCTTCACAG GAGCTTGCTTAAGTACTATGGAGAACATATTGGATTAGATTCCAGTAGAATACCTGGAAACACTTCTGTTGATAAGTTTGCAGAGGCGTTGGCTAAAGCTTGGACTGAGTATAATAACCCTAG GGCTTTGGTTCTGGTGGTTGTTCAGCCTGAAGAACACAACATGTATGATCAACATTGGCTTTGTGCAGCATTGAAGGAAAGATATCCTTTTC TCACAACTATTCGGAAAACATTGGCAGAAATAGACAAGGATGGGGAAATTCTACCAGATGGAACTCTTCTTGT AGGTGGAAAAGAAATTTCAGTTGTTTATTTTAGAGCTGGTTATGCACCTACTGATTATCCTTCAGAAGCT GAATGGAGAGCTAGGGTACTTATGGAGCAGTCATCAGCTGTCAAGTGCCCATCCATATCTTATCATTTAGCTGGAACCAAAAAGATTCAACAAGAACTTGCAAAACCCAATATGCTTGAAAG ATTTCTAGAGAACAAAGAGGACATTGCCAAATTGCGGAAATGCTTTGCTGGATTATGGAGTCTGGATGATTCAGATATCATCAAAAAAGCCATTGAGAGGCCTGATCTCTTTGTGATGAAGCCCCAAAGAGAAGGCGGAG GAAACAATATCTACGGTGATGATGTGAGGACAAACCTTCTAAGATTGCAGAAAGAAGGAAGCGAAGAGGATGCTGCTTACATCCTAATGCAAAGAATTTTTCCTATGGTTTCGCCCACATTTTTGGTGCGTGAGGGCATTTGCCACAAAGATCATGCCATATCAGAACTTGGAGTATATGGTGCTTACTTGAG GAACAAGGAGAAAGTTATCATAAATGAGCAGTGTGGATACTTGATGCGGACAAAGGTATCTTCATCAAATGAAGGAGGAGTTGCAGCTGGATTCGCAGTCTTGGACAGTATATACTTGAATTAA
- the LOC7473308 gene encoding uncharacterized protein LOC7473308, translating to MALFRRLQAIRALNQTIGIRESSSYLLGSSRSYSSSSTDISNGIKLNSPRFSSCLYNGRNALPWTHRSTMTLRSTMAMELSIFLNDKRSATTKVNAPPQARQMGSLKVSISSPGFIYEPYAPRDTISFWRRWFTKSGWRRTKNDIILELKNAYAIVKLRKTGYSKHKFYVEAIKLYKEINTLLANGDKTALRKAVTEKMYSELKNEIKQRQSAWNMSKLYWEMIEPAVLIRTLRARLIGVDKSDLNKVFIQLTLEIKTKQKFEAYDSKGARVAGDKNKEILVREIWVFEKSLFHPGAYWRLCGRIKA from the exons ATGGCCCTATTTAGAAGATTACAAGCAATTCGTGCACTTAATCAAACCATTGGGATTCGAGAATCTTCTTCTTATCT ACTTGGGAGCTCAAGAAGCTACTCCAGTAGCTCCACTGATATTTCAAatg GTATTAAACTTAATTCCCCAAGATTTTCTTCTTGCTTATATAATGGCCGCAATGCTCTTCCTTGGACTCATAGAAGTACAATGACTCTACGTTCTACAATG GCCATGGAGTTATCAATCTTCTTAAATGACAAGAGGTCGGCAACAACAAAAGTGAATGCCCCCCCACAAGCACGACAGATG GGATCTCTTAAAGTGTCCATTTCAAGTCCTGGATTCATATATGAACCGTATGCTCCTCGTGATACAATCTCATTCTGGCGGAG ATGGTTCACAAAAAGCGGCTGGAGAAGAACAaaaaacgacatcattttagAG CTCAAAAATGCCTATGCTATTGTTAAGTTAAGAAAAACTGGATACTCAAAACATAAGTTTTACGTAGAAGCCATCAAATTATACAAAGAG ATAAACACTCTACTGGCAAATGGTGACAAAACAGCACTCAGAAAAGCAGTTACAGAGAAAATGTACTCC GAActcaaaaatgaaattaaacaaagacAGTCTGCATGGAATATGAGCAAGCTTTATTGGGAGATGATTGAACCAGCTGTTCTGATACGAACTTTGCGAGCTCGACTG ATTGGTGTTGATAAGAGCGATCTCAATAAAGTTTTCATACAGCTAACACTTGAGATCAAGACAAAGCAG AAGTTCGAGGCATATGATTCTAAAGGAGCCAGAGTTGCTGGAGATAAAAATAAGGAG ATCCTTGTCCGCGAAATCTGGGTATTTGAGAAATCCCTTTTTCACCCTGGAGCTTACTGGCGGCTTTGTGGACGAATTAAAGCATAA
- the LOC7473877 gene encoding protein FAF-like, chloroplastic — MMSFCKKSVYSFLALTYHPMSVSLDGEYNSSVEKPSCKCQGVCSSPPAGGAGLMTATTCDPIHKTPNILESTTIKPSSPSTTPPHSPSPPSSIASIFKKDPRGIGFLDDIGGGIDGLMSCTESLGFESSDERRFDDEIELCSRERSKITKVKCRKLGEKKEAKKFPPPLSSLNHNGQPNFFLKSVRKDGRLELTEVRIDRHEILRASRQDGRLRLHFVADEEYEVDEEEHEREQEQEQEEYLEVEKEGEKKEEEEEEVKEDNEEESVGEWGLQVNGEGLRTRCHELVVHHHDYHHHNHHSNVWSQQCVPTR; from the coding sequence atgATGAGCTTTTGCAAGAAAAGTGTTTACTCCTTCTTAGCTCTTACATACCATCCCATGAGTGTTAGTCTTGATGGAGAATATAATTCTAGTGTTGAAAAGCCTTCTTGCAAATGCCAAGGTGTTTGCAGTTCTCCCCCCGCAGGAGGAGCAGGGTTAATGACGGCAACAACATGTGATCCTATCCATAAAACACCAAACATTCTTGAATCAACAACTATCAAACCCTCTTCACCTTCAACCACGCCACCTCACtcaccatcaccaccatcatctATAGCCTCCATCTTTAAAAAAGACCCGCGTGGGATTGGATTCCTTGATGATATTGGTGGTGGTATTGATGGTTTGATGTCTTGCACTGAGAGTCTAGGTTTTGAGAGCTCTGATGAAAGAAGGTTTGATGATGAGATTGAGTTATGTTCAAGGGAAAGATCAAAAATAACAAAGGTCAAATGTAGAAAACTTGGTGAGAAAAAAGAAGCCAAGAAATTTCCACCACCTCTTTCCTCTTTAAACCATAATGGTCAACCTAATTTTTTCCTCAAGTCAGTGAGAAAAGATGGCAGGCTTGAGTTGACAGAAGTTAGGATTGATAGGCATGAAATATTACGTGCTTCACGGCAAGATGGAAGGTTGCGATTACATTTTGTTGCAGATGAAGAATATGAAgttgatgaagaagaacatGAGcgagaacaagaacaagaacaagaagaatatCTGGAGGTAGAAAAGGAAGGtgaaaaaaaggaggaggaggaggaggaggttaaAGAAGACAATGAAGAAGAGAGTGTAGGGGAATGGGGATTGCAAGTGAATGGAGAAGGGTTAAGAACAAGGTGTCATGAGCTGGTGGTTCACCACCACGATTACCACCACCATAACCACCATAGCAATGTTTGGAGCCAACAATGTGTGCCAACAAGGTGA
- the LOC7473876 gene encoding cytochrome P450 93B2 yields the protein MAIRKHRVPWYHRNKKICVSLFLCVLPFWLCNMIFELIIAGFAVLLLTVFILTNKGHGSLPPGPVPLPIIGHLHLLQPLIHRSFRDLCSCYGPIIYLRLGSVPCVVASTPELARELLKTNDLTFSSRKHSLAIDHLTYSSSFAFAPYGPYWRFIKKLSTFEFLGNRALNQFLPVRRKELRQFIGVLHDKSEVCESVNVTEELLNLSSNIISQIILSLRCSGTDNEAEGVRTLVREVTQIFGEFNVSDFIWFCRNLDFRGYRKKFEDVHRRYDALLENIITNREIERKKSGGEYKVKDLLDMMLDALEDKSSEVELTREHIKALVLDFITAATDTTAAATEWALAELINNPKVLEKARQEIDTVVGNKRLVEESDSPNLPYIQAIIKETFRLHPPIPMITRKSIQESKINGYTIPKNTMLFVNIWSIGRDSRYWKNPLEFEPERFLKSEGDMVQSTASMDIKGQHYELLPFGTGRRSCPGIALALQELPVSLAAMIQCFEWKVADPHGVKIKGNALVDMTERPGLTAPRLHDLVCAPVPRPALDSFQP from the exons ATGGCAATAAGGAAACACAGGGTTCCTTGGTAccacagaaacaaaaaaatctgtGTTTCTTTGTTCTTGTGTGTACTTCCGTTCTGGTTATGCAACATGATTTTTGAGCTTATAATAGCTGGTTTTGCCGTTCTTCTGCTTACAGTCTTCATCTTAACCAATAAAGGGCATGGCTCCCTTCCTCCTGGTCCAGTGCCTTTACCAATCATTGGTCATCTCCATCTTCTTCAACCCCTAATTCACCGTTCTTTTCGTGATTTATGTTCTTGTTATGGTCCCATAATCTATCTCCGCCTTGGTTCTGTCCCTTGTGTTGTGGCTTCCACACCAGAACTCGCTAGAGAACTCCTCAAGACAAACGACCTCACCTTCTCTTCCCGCAAGCATTCTTTAGCCATTGATCACCTTACCTATAGCTCTTCTTTTGCCTTTGCACCCTATGGACCTTATTGGAGATTCATCAAAAAGTTGAGCACGTTCGAGTTCTTGGGTAACCGGGCACTTAACCAATTTCTCCCTGTCCGAAGAAAGGAACTGCGCCAATTCATTGGGGTTCTACACGACAAGTCTGAAGTTTGTGAGAGTGTTAATGTCACTGAAGAGTTGCTAAATTTATCAAGCAACATAATCTCACAAATTATATTGAGTCTGAGATGTTCAGGGACTGATAACGAGGCTGAAGGTGTTAGAACTTTGGTGCGTGAGGTGACACAAATCTTTGGAGAGTTTAATGTCTCCGATTTCATTTGGTTTTGCAGGAACTTGGACTTTCGGGGGTATAGAAAGAAATTTGAGGATGTCCATAGAAGGTATGATGCATTGTTGGAGAATATTATCACAAACCGCgagatagaaagaaagaaaagtggaGGAGAATACAAGGTTAAAGATCTTTTGGACATGATGCTTGATGCATTGGAAGACAAAAGTTCTGAGGTAGAGCTAACTAGAGAGCATATTAAAGCCTTGGTTTTG GATTTCATAACAGCTGCAACGGACACAACGGCAGCTGCAACTGAATGGGCACTAGCAGAGCTCATAAACAATCCGAAGGTACTCGAGAAGGCACGGCAGGAGATTGATACAGTCGTCGGAAACAAGAGGCTAGTAGAAGAATCAGACTCTCCAAATCTTCCTTATATCCAGGCCATCATCAAGGAAACTTTTAGGCTTCACCCACCAATTccaatgattacaagaaaatcaattcaagaaAGCAAGATCAATGGATACACAATCCCCAAAAACACAATGTTATTTGTGAACATTTGGTCTATTGGAAGAGACTCCAGGTACTGGAAAAACCCATTAGAATTTGAACCTGAACGGTTTCTAAAATCTGAAGGGGACATGGTTCAATCCACTGCCTCGATGGACATTAAAGGGCAACATTATGAGCTGTTGCCTTTTGGTACTGGCAGAAGAAGCTGCCCTGGCATTGCTTTGGCTTTGCAGGAACTACCTGTAAGTTTGGCAGCCATGATCCAATGTTTCGAGTGGAAAGTGGCTGACCCACATGGAGTGAAAATCAAGGGCAATGCTCTTGTTGATATGACCGAAAGGCCTGGCTTAACAGCTCCAAGGCTCCATGACCTTGTGTGCGCACCGGTACCACGTCCAGCACTCGATAGCTTCCAACCATAA